One Mustela nigripes isolate SB6536 chromosome 5, MUSNIG.SB6536, whole genome shotgun sequence DNA segment encodes these proteins:
- the H1-6 gene encoding histone H1t, whose product MSETAPAATADTALVSMENPPVKKRGKKPGGQPGASRKAPSLSVSKLITEALSMSQERAGMSLAALKKALAAAGYDVEKNNSRIKLGLKSLVSKGTLVQTKGTGASGSFKLSKKALPEPTKSKVKRPSSAKAKKLVLSKDSKSPKGAKTNKKSKKPRATAAQKAARSGRKALGAKGKQARKSPGKARAEKPKAGKPKLSQQKTNARKVASKK is encoded by the coding sequence ATGTCTGAGACGGCTCCCGCAGCCACAGCTGACACTGCCTTGGTTTCAATGGAGAATCCTCCAGTTAAGAAGAGGGGAAAGAAGCCGGGGGGCCAACCAGGCGCTAGTCGCAAGGCCCCGAGCCTCTCCGTGTCCAAGCTGATCACGGAGGCGCTGTCGATGTCCCAGGAGCGAGCTGGCATGTCCCTGGCGGCGCTCAAGAAGGCGCTGGCGGCCGCCGGCTACGACGTGGAGAAGAACAACAGCCGCATCAAGCTGGGCCTCAAGAGCCTGGTGAGCAAGGGCACCCTGGTGCAGACCAAGGGCACCGGCGCCTCGGGCTCCTTCAAGCTCAGCAAGAAGGCACTTCCTGAGCCCACCAAGAGCAAAGTCAAAAGGCCATCCTCCGCCAAGGCGAAGAAGCTGGTTTTATCCAAGGATTCGAAGTCCCCGAAAGGTGCCaagaccaacaagaaatccaAGAAGCCCCGGGCAACGGCAGCGCAGAAAGCGGCCAGAAGCGGCAGGAAAGCCTTGGGGGCCAAGGGCAAGCAAGCACGAAAGAGCCCGGGGAAGGCCAGAGCAGAGAAGCCGAAGGCCGGGAAGCCCAAGCTGAGCCAGCAGAAAACCAACGCGAGGAAAGTGGCGTCCAAGAAATAA